The Caldisericaceae bacterium sequence TTAGAAAACAGTTTGAAGGGAAAAATGTCCCTGAAAATCTCGTAAACGAAGCAATACAAAAGGCAAAAGAGAATGCCAAAATAGAAGTTTTAAAGCAATTTTTAAGAAAGGCAAAACTAACCGAAGAACAATTTAATGCGCTAACTACTTTTGTAAGTTATCCAATTGTAAATACCATCTCAAATTACAATAAGAGAGCAGAAGTTGTTCAAGAAATCATAAATTTAAGTAGTTCATTGCCTCTTACAGAATTCTCAAAACTCATGGGAAATTCCACATCTACAATGAAAAACTTAAATTTCTCCCAAACTGGCCTCACAAGAGCACTTGAAATCATTCGAAAAAACGGCGGCAAGATTCCATTTGATAGTATTGGTAAGATATTACTACTACTTGTTTTATTATACTTTTTAAGTGCATTTTTAACCTTTATTGTTCAGTATATAATGTCAGATGTTTCACAGAAGATTACTTACTCTATGAGGAAGGAACTCTTCAATAAACTTATGAACCTTCCTATGAGGTTTTATGATACCCATTCTACAGGTGATATTTTAAGCAGAATGAGTAATGACCTTGATACAGTATCAAACACCTTACAGCAGAGTATTACACAAGTAATCATTTCAATTACGCAGTTGGTTGGATTTTTGGTAATGATGTTTACAATTAGTGGAAAACTCACTATTATTTCAATTCTAAGTTTACCTATTTATACCATTCTTATGTCGTTAATCATCAAATACTCTCAGAAATTTTTTGCTGATCAACAAAAACATCTTGGAAGACTCCTTGGACACGCAGAAGAAATGTATACAGGGCACGTAATTGTGAAAACTTACAATAGAGAAAAGGACTCTATAAACAAATTTGAGAACATCAATAATGACCTCTATTCTGCAAACTGGAAAGCACAATTCTTAACAGGAATTATGATGCCTGCTACAAACTTTATTAGTAATGTTGCATACGTCTTTATCGCAGTATTCGGTGGAATTTTTGTTACCCATAACGTCCTAAATCTTGGAGATATTACGGCATTTATACAGTATTCAAGATCATTCTCTCAACCGATTGTCCAGATTGCAAATATTTCTAATATCTTTCAATCAACAATTGCTTGTGTAGAAAGGGTTTTTAATGTTCTTGATGAGAAAGAGGAAGAAAGTGATAGTAAGGATGCAATAATCCTCAATAAACCTCAAGGGGGTATTGCTTTTAACAACGTGTATTTTAATTACACAAAAGAAAAACCTCTCTACGAAGGGCTGAGTATTAAAGTAAACAAAGGAGAAACAATTGCAATCGTTGGGCCAACAGGTGCAGGAAAAACAACACTTGTAAACTTACTTATGAGGTTCTATGAGATTCAAGGTGGAGAAATTACCTTTGACGGCGTTGATATCAGACACATAAAGAGAGGAAGCTTAAGAAGAAATATTGGCATGGTTTTACAGGATACTTGGTTATTCAATGGGACTATAAAAGAAAATATTGCATACGGAAAAGAAAATGCAACTTTTGAAGAAATAGTAAATGCAGCAAAACTTGCATATGCAGATAGGTTTATAAGGAGTCTACCCGATGGATATGACACCGTAATAAATGAAGAATCTTCAAACATATCT is a genomic window containing:
- a CDS encoding ABC transporter ATP-binding protein/permease, translating into MSEKKSDQQKMGPMLMGGGQSGLRSAVEKPRDFWGSTKRFIRYLKPQLGRIIFVLLLAMVSTVFAVFGPRISGNAINEITNGFIAKNLVTNISEAQTKAIPQINKLLTELKNTQLSYENKAELEVRKQFEGKNVPENLVNEAIQKAKENAKIEVLKQFLRKAKLTEEQFNALTTFVSYPIVNTISNYNKRAEVVQEIINLSSSLPLTEFSKLMGNSTSTMKNLNFSQTGLTRALEIIRKNGGKIPFDSIGKILLLLVLLYFLSAFLTFIVQYIMSDVSQKITYSMRKELFNKLMNLPMRFYDTHSTGDILSRMSNDLDTVSNTLQQSITQVIISITQLVGFLVMMFTISGKLTIISILSLPIYTILMSLIIKYSQKFFADQQKHLGRLLGHAEEMYTGHVIVKTYNREKDSINKFENINNDLYSANWKAQFLTGIMMPATNFISNVAYVFIAVFGGIFVTHNVLNLGDITAFIQYSRSFSQPIVQIANISNIFQSTIACVERVFNVLDEKEEESDSKDAIILNKPQGGIAFNNVYFNYTKEKPLYEGLSIKVNKGETIAIVGPTGAGKTTLVNLLMRFYEIQGGEITFDGVDIRHIKRGSLRRNIGMVLQDTWLFNGTIKENIAYGKENATFEEIVNAAKLAYADRFIRSLPDGYDTVINEESSNISSGEKQLITIARAFLIDPTVLILDEATSNVDTRTEKLIQKAMEKLMKGRTSFVIAHRLSTIRDAKNILVMDNGKVIEQGSHEELLKKNGFYAELYYAQFLGAFDSDNIPNPKELKSETAN